A window from Salvia miltiorrhiza cultivar Shanhuang (shh) chromosome 2, IMPLAD_Smil_shh, whole genome shotgun sequence encodes these proteins:
- the LOC131008013 gene encoding uncharacterized protein LOC131008013 yields MTPRHHNCRLPRCSNIWLLAQPSVVTNNIFSSNQMVVASCTWGSHNFRIVIVHGANDMVLRRQLWHDLMVFADGKTVFIRDFNAVRGAHERVSTATPNRSSCQEFCDFIDETKFVESPSMGVRMTWSGRRFLPRHIESRLDRALFSTEFAASWTDINTHALPRVTSDHSPLIFQCRLDIPPGRRSLKFFNMWLLHPEFQEMVSNSWSIEMETRCLIYCVMVKLRRLRGELRTWNKDVFGHVDIQISDHQWQLSKVQNSISVQGYSEESFDEEVGAQAALNTILARKHNLLQQKSRAHWLTDGDRNTEFFHRLLKFRKNNLRLEHLRIGDTVSYDQNVIQQHIVDFFSNLFKDDTHNHVDVTLLEANIDSYVLDDHNAALIRISNDEEIHAAVFGMDANSSPGPDGFLGALFQNCWNTIKGDVITVVKFFFINSYLPAGCNANTLILIPKKETVDTMADLRPIILFNFFFKIITKILATRLNKVAADNVSPNQFSFIGGRSIHDCIILGSEGFNCMNRTGRKSNMACKIDIRKAFDTMSWDFILKVLNVNGFRENFVLWISIIFSSARISILYNGQLSCYFPCSQGVRQGDPLLAYLVWYCGGRAKSYLAELCSFSPSGPHGLQSVFSLSNPSVLC; encoded by the coding sequence ATGACGCCTCGTCATCACAATTGCAGACTTCCCAGATGTTCTAACATCTGGCTTTTAGCTCAGCCTTCGGTGGTCACAAACAACATTTTTTCTTCGAATCAAATGGTGGTCGCTAGTTGTACTTGGGGCTCTCATAATTTCAGGATTGTGATTGTTCATGGAGCCAATGACATGGTGCTGCGTCGTCAGCTTTGGCATGATCTTATGGTCTTTGCAGATGGGAAAACGGTCTTCATTAGGGACTTCAATGCTGTTAGGGGCGCGCATGAGAGGGTTAGTACAGCTACGCCGAATCGGAGTTCTTGCCAAGAATTCTGTGATTTTATTGACGAGACGAAGTTTGTCGAGTCTCCTTCCATGGGAGTTCGTATGACTTGGTCCGGGCGTAGATTCCTTCCGAGGCATATTGAGTCGCGATTGGACAGGGCTTTATTTTCAACTGAATTTGCTGCGAGCTGGACGGATATTAACACGCATGCGCTTCCTCGTGTGACTTCGGATCACTCCCCGCTGATTTTTCAGTGCCGCTTGGACATCCCTCCGGGAAGACgttctttaaaattttttaatatgTGGCTATTGCATCCAGAGTTCCAGGAGATGGTTTCTAACTCGTGGAGTATTGAAATGGAGACGCGATGCCTGATTTATTGTGTCATGGTCAAGCTTCGGAGGCTGCGTGGGGAGTTAAGAACGTGGAATAAAGATGTCTTCGGTCATGTGGATATTCAAATCTCGGATCATCAGTGGCAACTTTCGAAGGTTCAGAACAGTATCTCGGTCCAGGGCTATTCTGAGGAGTCATTTGATGAAGAGGTGGGAGCGCAGGCTGCGCTGAATACTATTTTGGCTAGAAAGCACAATCTTCTTCAACAAAAAAGTAGGGCGCATTGGTTGACTGATGGTGACCGGAATACTGAGTTCTTTCATCGTCTTCTCAAATTTCGTAAGAACAATCTCCGTCTTGAGCATTTGAGAATCGGTGACACTGTTTCGTATGATCAGAATGTTATCCAGCAGCATATAGTGGATTTCTTCTCCAATCTTTTCAAGGATGACACTCATAATCACGTGGACGTGACCTTGCTGGAGGCCAATATAGATAGTTATGTCTTGGATGATCACAATGCCGCGCTCATTAGAATTTCGAATGACGAGGAGATTCACGCTGCCGTGTTCGGTATGGACGCGAACAGTTCCCCGGGCCCAGATGGGTTTTTGGGTGCTTTATTTCAGAATTGTTGGAACACGATTAAGGGGGACGTGATCACGGTTgtgaagtttttttttatcaactCTTACTTGCCTGCTGGATGTAATGCTAATACTTTGATCCTCATTCCGAAGAAGGAGACTGTGGACACTATGGCGGACCTTCGTCCgattattttgtttaatttctttttcaaaattatcACCAAGATCTTGGCCACGCGGCTCAATAAAGTGGCAGCGGATAATGTGTCTCCAAATCAATTTAGTTTCATTGGGGGTAGATCTATTCATGACTGCATTATTTTGGGATCGGAAGGCTTCAATTGTATGAATCGTACTGGTCGCAAATCgaacatggcttgcaagatcGACATTCGCAAGGCTTTTGACACTATGAGTTGGGATTTCATTCTGAAAGTCCTCAATGTCAATGGGTTTCGCGAGAATTTTGTGCTCTGGATTTCCATTATCTTTAGCTCTGCTCGTATCTCCATTTTGTACAATGGCCAGCTCAGTTGTTATTTCCCTTGCTCGCAGGGTGTTAGACAGGGTGACCCGCTTCTCGCCTATCTTGTTTGGTATTGCGGAGGACGTGCTAAGTCATATCTTGCTGAATTGTGTTCGTTCTCGCCATCTGGTCCCCATGGACTTCAGTCGGTTTTCTCACTTTCGAACCCATCTGTTTTATGCTAA